One window from the genome of Micromonospora aurantiaca ATCC 27029 encodes:
- a CDS encoding PD-(D/E)XK nuclease family protein: MDVLDAVEFNRQPLDEALNSVFAKQPLHEGLATFIKHAARSYLSMCEAESSMLPVARWWVVQHVDQGVRELWAWGRRYRSADGAVRELRLIRLANMLERQRSEAEVAVAAYTAAYGRPAPWPDDWEKKFFVRAREEVSRVVVADIDLTEGLRRVLFDGPIEDAGALYEQHGRRAAVQVLHGQTRRPGGDCLKCRLVLACDEVMRAPGLLGLRSDRRAKLRQVSITDLRYYNDCPAQHYLQTLRLPKVNEYATPARIGQAVHSYLETLHAKASGPCQHADMPGDISWPDPRWELDADAAEAGMRMLTHHPSVCPLEESTSDLRIEETFVFHDTAAQTLVIAKPDLVYRDDGAWVWRETKTTRRRQRGGEDVFTEFPQVALATAILGRGLLGGPVDGSRVELEILRPAGADLIMVDPSDPQELDKAYAALRKMAQPWRGDITFAAVPGDNCRTCPVSRWCPSAAGTDPPPSSQETARGSDREQPA; this comes from the coding sequence ATGGACGTATTGGACGCTGTGGAGTTCAACCGCCAACCGCTTGACGAGGCGCTGAACTCGGTATTTGCGAAGCAGCCGCTTCACGAAGGTCTAGCAACCTTCATTAAGCATGCCGCACGCAGTTACCTGTCGATGTGTGAGGCAGAGTCATCGATGCTGCCGGTCGCCCGCTGGTGGGTGGTCCAGCATGTCGATCAGGGTGTTCGCGAGCTGTGGGCTTGGGGCCGGCGTTACCGCTCGGCTGACGGTGCGGTGCGTGAACTGCGGCTGATTCGCCTCGCGAACATGCTAGAGCGACAGCGCAGCGAGGCCGAGGTGGCGGTCGCGGCCTACACGGCCGCGTACGGCCGTCCCGCGCCGTGGCCGGATGATTGGGAGAAGAAGTTCTTTGTCCGGGCACGCGAAGAGGTGTCTCGCGTAGTGGTCGCCGACATCGATCTCACCGAAGGTTTGAGAAGAGTCCTGTTCGACGGACCCATTGAGGATGCCGGCGCTCTTTACGAGCAGCATGGACGCCGCGCTGCGGTTCAGGTCCTTCATGGCCAGACGCGCCGCCCAGGCGGCGATTGTCTCAAATGCCGTCTCGTGCTGGCCTGTGACGAGGTGATGCGAGCTCCGGGACTGCTGGGACTGCGGTCGGACCGGCGAGCGAAGCTGCGCCAGGTGTCGATCACCGACTTGCGCTATTACAACGACTGCCCGGCCCAGCATTACCTGCAGACGTTGCGTCTGCCGAAGGTCAACGAGTACGCCACTCCGGCCCGGATCGGTCAGGCAGTTCATAGCTATTTGGAGACGCTGCACGCGAAAGCAAGCGGACCGTGCCAGCACGCGGACATGCCAGGTGACATCAGCTGGCCCGACCCGCGCTGGGAGCTCGACGCTGATGCAGCCGAGGCCGGCATGCGGATGCTCACGCATCACCCGTCCGTGTGCCCTCTTGAAGAGAGCACCTCAGACCTCAGGATCGAAGAGACCTTCGTCTTTCATGACACAGCTGCCCAGACGCTGGTGATCGCCAAGCCCGACCTCGTCTACCGCGACGACGGCGCCTGGGTGTGGCGCGAGACCAAGACCACCCGGCGCCGCCAGCGTGGTGGCGAGGATGTCTTCACAGAGTTCCCGCAGGTCGCACTCGCGACGGCCATCCTCGGGCGAGGCCTGCTCGGCGGACCCGTCGACGGTTCCCGAGTGGAGCTGGAGATTCTCCGGCCGGCCGGAGCGGATCTCATCATGGTCGACCCGTCAGATCCGCAGGAGCTCGATAAGGCGTACGCAGCCCTGCGGAAGATGGCGCAGCCGTGGCGCGGAGACATTACCTTCGCCGCGGTGCCAGGAGATAACTGTCGTACCTGTCCGGTAAGTAGGTGGTGTCCCAGCGCGGCGGGAACGGACCCGCCGCCGTCCTCTCAGGAGACCGCTCGTGGTTCTGACCGTGAACAGCCCGCCTGA
- a CDS encoding pPIWI_RE module domain-containing protein has product MRYDRTQTAAFVAAGDLKIPLHTLTFPISWRRPILDLRTAGWREESRARAQQVPIGRLNALMRTVAPDLVSTATWATLDEDNPWLFAAKPFPPAIMRTFINAWLYDLPTTDDGKALVMPTIRKLDSGTLRWTQKTVDLLAHELSDGNTAVPQPHLFSLLPDYAAAKIAGQSYQHGSRSIRFRQVAANPANGYAELVSWPPLEHHTGRGSNIRTWYYSATIKIALRTKAFDPTLRLHVDTGIRRWTSGELHTKGRWGASTLLQSTSPFVVDAPTSQKFAVAHLIWDRDTREMGWRNGGTEQILNRIGAVDNLPAAEQLAGKSDAWILGRDGVTAAVTYHTTMRGPDHQVGTGVMPAERSRLIRWIGQCLQPDFDLDQPLTRVLIGGKASRSLSKLESVPKDKKDQTDAERTQLVERQEAANAANAEISKANALVRRQQLAAAVDGRLSVVLLYQGDGKGMRDRLLAAVERLLDLPHQQPASNDTWTWKVGDLNLTIYARPLGRLGAALGEGSVPRRGRKHDEAVDTHRKLVASAMKDLAEEVDDTLQLALIELDGAKAFNARTTDPKFAIRMGCADAGMVSQFIRPDEFPGKDLDKEEASNQHRAEAAWDDCLRQLGVRFVPQHKLKSAIPDDLEQLAFWVVKRRNDDTNTHQIFVPIAVLIRPGQKHIMGKAEGMADWVPYPTLLKTLAGTNYHASPAKEEEQKERLAAFIRSTLTRFRNTQILIVTEAHNIRYRLTTVQNAHMLPDHLQLGELRPQKISLFGKKMRLVRICGNDRLETPESWAFEADSIGISDGLWRHDDGTGNTEQTRVYYSTVDKPATHSSIVIDLAKLTPHYKENPAKADAPDPSEGRSPDGKLEVARNYLDPSKNAWNAELLEFVVAAHPQGEDPANWAGFLHQQRHCFDDYRAALSRPLIMHVARLTNQYALPADDTLEDDGDNIDDQPEPEGDVQLTFDFEL; this is encoded by the coding sequence ATGCGCTACGACCGCACGCAGACCGCAGCCTTCGTGGCAGCAGGCGATCTCAAAATCCCGCTGCACACACTTACCTTCCCCATCTCTTGGCGCCGCCCTATCCTCGACCTGCGCACCGCCGGTTGGCGCGAGGAATCACGCGCACGCGCCCAGCAGGTGCCGATCGGGCGCCTCAACGCACTGATGCGCACCGTCGCCCCCGATCTGGTCTCCACCGCTACCTGGGCAACCCTTGATGAAGACAACCCCTGGCTGTTCGCAGCAAAGCCGTTCCCGCCGGCGATCATGCGGACCTTCATCAACGCCTGGCTGTATGACCTGCCCACCACCGACGACGGCAAAGCGCTCGTGATGCCGACAATCAGGAAACTGGACTCGGGCACCCTGCGATGGACGCAGAAGACCGTCGACCTGCTCGCCCACGAGCTCTCCGATGGCAACACCGCCGTCCCTCAGCCTCACCTGTTCAGCCTGCTGCCTGACTACGCCGCAGCTAAAATCGCTGGCCAGTCATACCAGCATGGCAGCAGATCCATAAGGTTCCGGCAGGTCGCGGCGAATCCCGCCAACGGCTACGCCGAACTCGTTTCTTGGCCGCCGCTGGAACACCACACCGGCAGAGGTAGCAACATCCGGACCTGGTACTACAGCGCCACGATCAAGATCGCGCTGCGTACAAAGGCGTTCGACCCCACCCTGCGACTACACGTCGACACCGGCATCCGCCGCTGGACCAGCGGCGAGCTACACACCAAGGGCCGCTGGGGAGCTTCTACCCTCCTACAGTCGACCAGCCCCTTCGTAGTCGACGCACCGACATCCCAGAAATTCGCGGTCGCCCACCTGATCTGGGACCGAGACACCCGGGAAATGGGCTGGCGCAACGGCGGCACCGAACAGATCCTCAACCGGATCGGCGCCGTGGACAATCTCCCGGCTGCCGAGCAGCTCGCCGGTAAGTCAGACGCCTGGATCCTCGGCCGAGATGGCGTCACTGCCGCCGTCACCTACCACACCACCATGCGCGGCCCTGACCACCAGGTCGGCACCGGCGTCATGCCAGCCGAACGCAGCCGCCTCATCCGCTGGATCGGCCAGTGCCTGCAGCCCGACTTCGACCTCGACCAGCCCCTGACCCGCGTCCTCATCGGCGGCAAGGCAAGCCGAAGCCTCAGCAAGCTCGAAAGCGTCCCCAAAGACAAGAAGGACCAGACCGACGCTGAGCGCACCCAGCTCGTCGAGAGGCAGGAAGCCGCCAACGCCGCAAACGCTGAAATCTCGAAGGCGAACGCGCTCGTCCGGCGCCAGCAACTGGCCGCCGCGGTCGACGGCCGGCTCTCTGTCGTTTTGCTCTACCAGGGCGACGGCAAGGGAATGCGCGACCGCCTGCTCGCTGCCGTCGAACGACTACTCGACCTGCCTCATCAGCAACCCGCCAGCAACGACACCTGGACATGGAAGGTCGGAGACCTCAACCTCACGATCTACGCCCGCCCCCTCGGCAGGCTCGGCGCAGCGCTCGGCGAGGGCTCCGTTCCCAGGCGCGGCCGGAAGCACGACGAAGCCGTCGACACGCACCGGAAACTCGTCGCCTCCGCGATGAAGGACCTGGCCGAAGAAGTCGATGACACCCTGCAACTCGCCCTCATCGAGCTCGACGGTGCGAAGGCCTTCAACGCACGCACCACCGACCCGAAATTCGCTATCCGCATGGGCTGCGCCGACGCCGGCATGGTCAGCCAGTTCATCCGCCCCGACGAGTTCCCCGGCAAAGATCTCGACAAGGAAGAGGCCAGCAACCAGCACCGGGCCGAAGCCGCCTGGGACGACTGCCTACGGCAGCTCGGCGTCCGATTCGTCCCGCAGCACAAACTCAAGAGCGCCATCCCCGACGACCTCGAGCAGCTGGCATTCTGGGTCGTCAAAAGGCGCAACGACGACACCAACACTCACCAGATCTTCGTCCCGATCGCCGTCCTGATCCGGCCCGGCCAAAAGCACATCATGGGCAAAGCCGAAGGTATGGCCGACTGGGTGCCCTACCCGACCCTGCTCAAGACCCTGGCCGGCACGAACTACCACGCCAGCCCTGCCAAGGAAGAGGAACAGAAGGAGCGGCTCGCTGCCTTCATCCGAAGTACCCTAACCCGGTTCCGAAACACGCAGATCCTCATCGTGACTGAAGCCCATAACATCCGGTATCGACTCACCACGGTGCAGAACGCTCACATGCTGCCCGACCACCTCCAGCTCGGCGAATTGCGACCTCAGAAAATCAGCCTCTTCGGCAAGAAAATGAGGCTGGTACGGATCTGCGGCAACGATCGCCTCGAAACCCCCGAGTCATGGGCTTTCGAGGCCGACAGCATCGGCATCTCCGACGGGCTGTGGCGACACGACGACGGAACCGGAAACACCGAGCAGACGCGCGTCTATTACAGCACGGTCGACAAGCCGGCCACCCACAGCTCCATCGTCATCGACTTGGCCAAACTTACGCCTCATTACAAGGAGAACCCGGCAAAGGCCGATGCTCCCGATCCCTCAGAGGGCCGTTCTCCCGACGGAAAGCTAGAAGTCGCGAGGAACTATCTCGACCCTTCTAAAAACGCCTGGAACGCGGAACTACTCGAGTTCGTCGTCGCCGCTCACCCCCAAGGTGAAGACCCTGCAAACTGGGCCGGGTTTCTACACCAGCAACGCCACTGCTTTGACGACTACCGGGCAGCCCTCAGCAGGCCCCTGATCATGCACGTCGCACGACTCACCAACCAATACGCCCTACCCGCCGACGACACGCTCGAAGACGACGGCGACAACATCGATGATCAACCCGAACCCGAAGGCGATGTACAGCTCACCTTCGACTTCGAGCTCTGA
- a CDS encoding HU-CCDC81 and SPOR domain-containing protein: MVLTVNSPPDLSTFTGVTLLRMVATALVDLSRHDRSPDPIYSDKVQKAYNHLVLQCLLREMEPPASVAGMARWAATRPIGQWPFDLPAEAENLDEYLVDAQTGVPTQRCYEWEVSGPDAAAELFENEIIRTVFAQCETARSPQSYTAFRRLLIDKPVLTGIDKATLIGEHPELGTVLETVNRCYEPAPAAYRGTDGRFATCARCHCLLKPDGRSWRCELDRCRREAHATPKEFIDDRSTGGLYLLRAPLRMFITGPGLAEVELEQKLIGKGLVPEMWPGCDAYDLRITLPNRQVWAIDVKDRANPALLGHSATRFRPEPPYNRAFLVVPQYRFDDREDYKIVFEHFCPPEVKEQVTLLSDKAFLRMLTTTLTRLRKNGSAGGDDA, translated from the coding sequence GTGGTTCTGACCGTGAACAGCCCGCCTGATCTGTCCACCTTTACCGGGGTGACGCTGCTGCGCATGGTCGCGACCGCTTTGGTCGACCTGTCGCGTCACGACAGGTCCCCGGACCCGATCTACTCGGACAAGGTGCAGAAGGCCTACAACCACCTGGTCCTGCAATGCCTGCTGCGCGAGATGGAGCCGCCGGCCAGCGTTGCAGGCATGGCGCGCTGGGCGGCGACCAGGCCGATCGGGCAATGGCCGTTTGACCTGCCGGCGGAAGCCGAGAACCTGGACGAGTACCTGGTCGACGCGCAGACCGGGGTCCCCACCCAGCGATGCTACGAGTGGGAGGTCTCAGGTCCCGATGCCGCGGCCGAGCTCTTCGAAAACGAGATCATCCGTACGGTCTTCGCACAGTGCGAGACGGCACGATCGCCACAGTCCTACACCGCGTTCCGGCGTCTTTTGATCGACAAGCCGGTCCTGACCGGTATCGACAAGGCGACGCTGATCGGTGAGCATCCCGAGCTGGGCACCGTTTTGGAGACGGTGAACCGGTGCTACGAGCCGGCCCCGGCCGCCTACCGAGGCACCGACGGACGCTTCGCTACGTGCGCACGCTGCCACTGCCTGCTCAAACCCGATGGGCGGTCCTGGCGGTGCGAGCTGGACCGCTGCCGCCGCGAAGCCCACGCCACCCCGAAAGAGTTCATCGACGATCGCTCGACCGGCGGGTTGTATTTACTGCGAGCGCCGCTGCGTATGTTCATCACCGGCCCAGGGCTGGCCGAGGTCGAGCTGGAACAGAAGCTCATCGGCAAGGGCCTCGTCCCGGAGATGTGGCCGGGCTGCGACGCCTACGACCTGAGGATCACGCTACCGAACCGGCAGGTTTGGGCCATCGACGTGAAAGACCGCGCCAACCCGGCCCTGCTCGGGCACAGCGCCACCCGGTTCCGGCCGGAGCCGCCGTACAACCGGGCCTTCCTGGTGGTGCCGCAGTACCGGTTCGACGACCGCGAGGACTACAAGATCGTCTTCGAGCATTTCTGCCCGCCGGAGGTCAAGGAGCAGGTGACCCTGCTCAGCGACAAGGCGTTTCTCCGCATGTTGACAACCACCCTGACCCGGCTGCGTAAGAACGGCTCTGCGGGAGGCGACGATGCGTGA
- a CDS encoding IS3 family transposase, which translates to MSEAFDKLVPLLGVAGACRLTGRSRATHYRRQQPPVVSRPLRPKTPPPSTLTPAERQQVLDVLHRDEYAEMSVAQVWARELDQGMYWCSQSTMYRILRQAGESRERRRQATHPPRTIPQLAATGPSQVWSWDITRLKTTVRGVFYHLYVIIDVYSRYVVGWHVATGEDSMLAREVIDDAITRNQARPEILHADRGSSMTSKPVAELLADLDVTRSYSRPRVSNDNPYSEAQFKTLKYCPAFPDRFASLHHAREFCTEFFTYYNHEHRHSGIGLHTPASVHYGTASDVHDQRQRILDAAWRAHPDRFTRRPRPPALPDTVWINKPTAQPTELQNT; encoded by the coding sequence CTGAGTGAGGCGTTCGACAAGTTGGTGCCGCTGCTGGGTGTGGCCGGGGCGTGTCGGTTGACCGGCCGGTCCCGCGCCACGCACTACCGGCGTCAGCAGCCGCCCGTGGTGTCCCGACCACTGCGGCCGAAAACACCGCCGCCGTCGACGCTGACCCCAGCCGAACGCCAGCAGGTGCTGGATGTGTTGCACCGGGATGAGTACGCGGAGATGTCCGTGGCGCAGGTATGGGCCCGTGAACTCGACCAGGGTATGTACTGGTGCTCGCAGTCCACGATGTACCGGATCCTGCGCCAGGCGGGCGAGAGCCGGGAACGCCGCAGGCAGGCCACCCACCCGCCACGCACGATTCCGCAGCTGGCCGCGACCGGGCCGTCGCAGGTGTGGTCGTGGGACATCACCCGCCTGAAAACCACGGTGCGGGGCGTGTTCTACCACCTGTACGTGATCATCGACGTGTACTCCCGGTACGTCGTCGGCTGGCACGTCGCCACCGGCGAGGACTCGATGCTCGCCCGCGAGGTGATCGATGACGCCATCACCCGCAACCAGGCCCGACCCGAAATCTTGCACGCCGACCGCGGCTCGTCGATGACCTCCAAACCCGTCGCCGAACTCCTCGCCGACCTGGACGTCACCCGCTCGTACTCCCGGCCCCGGGTGTCAAACGACAATCCGTACTCCGAAGCACAGTTCAAGACGTTGAAGTACTGCCCCGCGTTCCCCGACCGGTTCGCCTCCCTGCACCATGCCCGCGAGTTCTGCACCGAGTTCTTCACCTACTACAACCACGAGCACCGCCACTCAGGTATCGGTCTGCACACCCCCGCCTCGGTGCACTACGGCACCGCCAGCGACGTGCACGACCAGCGGCAACGCATTCTCGACGCCGCTTGGCGGGCCCACCCCGACCGGTTCACCCGCCGCCCCCGACCCCCAGCCCTGCCCGACACCGTCTGGATCAACAAACCCACAGCTCAACCCACCGAACTACAGAACACCTGA
- a CDS encoding IS5 family transposase (programmed frameshift), with amino-acid sequence MVSDELWAEVAPLLPPRPPRRRRFPGRKPLDDRKVLCGILFVLYTAIPWEYLPQELGFGSGMTCWRRLRDWNDAGVWQRLHEVLLGRLRAAGQLDMSRAVIDGSHVRALKGGPKTGPSPVDRRKPGSKHHVITDAGGIPLATALTGGNRHDVTQLMPLVDKVPRIKGVRGRPRQRPDRIYADRGYDYDCYRRDLRAKGITPVIARRGTGHGSGLGTRRWVVEQTIALLHWFRRLRIRWEIRDDIHEAFLTLACAIICWRRLQHSKS; translated from the exons ATCGTCTCGGACGAACTCTGGGCCGAGGTCGCACCGCTGCTGCCGCCCCGTCCGCCCCGACGGCGACGGTTCCCGGGCCGCAAGCCTCTCGATGATCGCAAGGTGCTGTGCGGGATCTTGTTCGTGCTCTACACCGCGATCCCGTGGGAGTACCTGCCCCAAGAGCTTGGGTTCGGGTCGGGCATGACCTGCTGGCGCAGGTTGCGGGACTGGAATGACGCCGGCGTGTGGCAACGCCTGCATGAGGTGCTGCTCGGCAGACTCCGGGCCGCCGGGCAGTTGGACATGTCCCGGGCGGTGATCGACGGCTCCCACGTCCGGGCGCTCAAGGGTGGCC CCAAAACCGGTCCGAGCCCGGTCGACCGCCGCAAGCCAGGCTCGAAACACCACGTCATCACCGACGCGGGCGGCATCCCCCTCGCCACGGCACTGACCGGCGGCAACCGCCACGACGTCACCCAGCTCATGCCCCTGGTCGACAAGGTCCCCCGCATCAAGGGCGTCCGCGGCCGGCCCCGGCAGCGACCCGACCGCATCTACGCCGATCGCGGCTACGACTACGACTGCTACCGACGCGACCTCAGGGCCAAAGGCATCACCCCGGTCATCGCCCGACGCGGCACCGGCCACGGCTCCGGGCTCGGCACCCGACGGTGGGTCGTCGAGCAGACCATCGCCCTACTGCACTGGTTCCGCCGCCTGCGCATCCGCTGGGAGATCCGCGACGACATCCACGAAGCGTTCCTCACCCTCGCCTGCGCCATCATCTGCTGGCGCCGACTCCAACACTCAAAGAGTTAG
- a CDS encoding DUF6602 domain-containing protein, which yields MTNPHRPHELDTWIEQTTSEMASEYERIRLRATEDPGTAGDEGEENWARLLREWLPSSYQVRTKGRILAHDGAASRQVDVVVLRPGYPSKLLDKKLYVTSGVAAAFECKLTLTAAHIKEATQTAAEIARMAAPRQGTPYKELVSPIVYGVLAHAHGWSSDHVAVEKINEYVVTGTGQHALHAREFLDLVCVANTCVTLKSTRLTHMAAASWHKLGGDPSEVPEPLHCFVGSFLPDTSRPAVGSLLAYLLIRLGWEDPQVRPFADYFRLAKIFSRQFGGEAPVRPTGLTPETEAAVLSAPLNENPDAPWPWSWDEWGFSLE from the coding sequence GTGACGAACCCCCACCGCCCACACGAGCTCGACACCTGGATCGAGCAAACCACTAGCGAGATGGCGAGCGAGTACGAACGCATCCGGCTACGCGCCACCGAGGATCCAGGGACTGCCGGCGACGAGGGAGAGGAGAACTGGGCTCGGTTACTGCGCGAATGGCTGCCGAGCAGCTACCAGGTACGCACGAAGGGCCGCATCCTCGCTCATGATGGAGCCGCGAGCAGGCAGGTGGACGTGGTCGTACTCCGTCCGGGCTATCCCAGCAAGCTGCTCGACAAGAAGCTGTACGTGACCTCCGGCGTAGCGGCAGCCTTCGAATGTAAGCTCACCTTGACGGCTGCACATATCAAGGAAGCGACCCAGACGGCAGCAGAGATCGCACGTATGGCGGCCCCGCGTCAAGGAACGCCCTACAAAGAGCTTGTCAGCCCGATCGTATACGGCGTACTGGCGCACGCTCACGGATGGTCCAGTGATCACGTCGCCGTCGAGAAGATCAATGAATATGTGGTGACGGGCACCGGGCAGCACGCCTTGCACGCGCGGGAGTTCCTCGACCTAGTTTGCGTCGCAAACACATGCGTAACATTGAAGTCGACGCGCCTTACACATATGGCAGCGGCCAGCTGGCATAAGCTGGGTGGCGATCCAAGTGAGGTGCCTGAACCATTGCATTGTTTCGTCGGCTCTTTCTTACCTGATACCAGCAGGCCGGCGGTTGGATCACTGCTCGCCTACCTCTTGATCAGGCTGGGATGGGAGGATCCTCAGGTTCGGCCGTTCGCTGATTACTTCCGTCTGGCGAAAATTTTCTCCCGCCAGTTCGGTGGTGAGGCCCCAGTGCGTCCAACCGGACTCACCCCAGAGACTGAGGCGGCAGTCCTCTCGGCGCCACTCAACGAAAATCCCGATGCGCCGTGGCCATGGTCGTGGGATGAATGGGGCTTCTCGCTGGAGTGA
- a CDS encoding transposase, giving the protein MTLPNTPGEQGGRPKRRAFTAEYKLQIVAEYDAAKATGEGAAILRREGLYHSHILEWRAARDAGALTALGARKSPVGENRRRSAEAAELERLRRRNERLEADLARTKAALEIMGKAHALLETLSESAEDTPTRPRRR; this is encoded by the coding sequence GTGACACTACCCAACACGCCTGGTGAGCAGGGCGGACGGCCGAAGCGGCGGGCGTTCACCGCGGAGTACAAGCTGCAGATTGTGGCGGAGTACGACGCGGCGAAGGCTACGGGTGAGGGGGCGGCGATCCTGCGTCGGGAGGGCCTGTACCACTCCCACATCCTGGAGTGGCGTGCCGCGCGGGACGCCGGGGCGTTGACCGCGTTGGGCGCCCGTAAGAGCCCGGTGGGTGAAAACCGGCGCCGTAGCGCGGAAGCGGCCGAGTTGGAGCGGTTGCGGCGGCGTAACGAACGTCTGGAAGCGGATCTGGCGCGGACGAAGGCCGCCCTGGAGATCATGGGAAAAGCGCACGCGCTCTTGGAAACACTGTCCGAGAGCGCGGAGGACACCCCGACGCGGCCACGCCGGCGCTGA
- a CDS encoding reverse transcriptase domain-containing protein has translation MPPDVLSRLDLEGATRREASAEEPLIPSSPGATELNERAPEFASWLAGQLQAGLTPCRGLVVAVAKPETGSRPVALWGFAERVTYRALTDLLMAEAKHEVDRSNEGYRTFAYAPLAYAQTRGNRVDANSHSELSWPDNAVVQYVVKADLASFYDYVDHDILARELLLRTGDHATIECLLELLLEVQRRRYGLPQLLEPSDRLSDLYASRVLRALRRKQWAAWRFNDDFRIATDTFEDAKRALDDLAAAARDNGLTLNESKTRTPSFRAYWEENEVPEYADDDDDSDPQWALDTLNSTVTPRDLPTSTAADHQINLHEADRAAIRAIRSALIRLSDPAERRAVDVMPKVVNVVAFAASTTPYVLRYLKAMANLDRPAVTRTVTAIATEVSLSDWQRLYLLRATEPVKSSETFSWSGVL, from the coding sequence GTGCCACCTGACGTCCTCTCCCGGCTCGATCTGGAAGGAGCCACACGCCGAGAGGCAAGTGCCGAGGAACCGTTGATACCGTCGTCGCCGGGCGCTACCGAACTGAACGAACGCGCTCCAGAGTTCGCGTCGTGGCTCGCCGGCCAACTCCAAGCCGGACTGACGCCTTGCCGCGGTCTGGTCGTCGCGGTCGCCAAACCCGAGACCGGCAGCAGGCCGGTTGCGCTCTGGGGTTTCGCCGAGCGAGTGACCTACCGGGCGTTAACCGATCTCCTCATGGCCGAGGCCAAACACGAGGTGGACCGCTCCAACGAGGGATACCGGACGTTCGCCTACGCGCCGCTGGCGTACGCCCAAACTCGGGGCAACCGGGTAGACGCCAACAGCCACAGCGAGTTGTCCTGGCCGGATAACGCGGTCGTCCAATACGTCGTGAAAGCCGACCTCGCGTCGTTCTACGACTACGTCGACCATGACATCCTCGCCCGCGAACTACTCCTCCGTACCGGGGACCACGCCACCATCGAGTGTCTGCTCGAACTCCTGCTCGAAGTCCAGCGCAGGCGTTACGGACTTCCTCAGCTGCTCGAGCCCTCGGATCGGCTCTCCGACCTGTACGCGAGCCGGGTGCTGCGCGCGCTGCGTCGCAAGCAGTGGGCTGCGTGGCGGTTCAACGACGACTTCCGAATCGCGACCGACACGTTCGAGGACGCCAAACGAGCGCTTGACGATCTGGCAGCAGCCGCCCGCGACAACGGGCTGACGCTCAACGAATCCAAGACCCGCACACCATCGTTCCGCGCCTACTGGGAGGAGAATGAGGTACCCGAGTACGCCGATGATGACGACGACAGCGACCCGCAGTGGGCGCTCGACACGCTCAACTCGACCGTGACCCCCCGCGACCTGCCAACGAGCACGGCTGCTGACCACCAGATCAACCTGCACGAGGCCGACCGTGCCGCGATCCGCGCCATCCGGAGTGCCCTCATCAGGCTGTCGGATCCCGCAGAACGACGGGCCGTCGACGTGATGCCGAAAGTGGTGAATGTCGTCGCCTTCGCCGCGTCCACGACACCGTATGTACTCCGCTATCTGAAAGCCATGGCCAACCTCGACCGTCCTGCAGTGACCCGCACCGTTACGGCGATCGCTACGGAGGTCAGCCTCAGCGACTGGCAGCGGCTCTACCTGCTCCGCGCTACGGAACCTGTCAAGTCAAGTGAGACGTTTTCGTGGTCAGGTGTTCTGTAG